In Hydra vulgaris chromosome 06, alternate assembly HydraT2T_AEP, a genomic segment contains:
- the LOC136081709 gene encoding zinc finger MYM-type protein 5-like has protein sequence MVAVNEENILVLPTEEPIATIPSNDPALWAAHLSKVERDSVLLQGLPRNPSAFPKDSNKKKVPESIFYETSLNGEKTCRDWLVWSVSKKSFICFPCSLFGSKQSFGIGHQSHLLRWNDGISCNWHKLPEKVKSHQNNAQHRNFYIEWKTALESLENQSGIDAALENSIRNEAARWREILRCILDVTLFLASQNLSFRGSSKMIGEDDNGNFLATLELLAKHNKTLQLHLVPAANKKVTK, from the exons ATGGTAGCTGTGAATGAAGAGAATATTTTG GTGTTGCCAACAGAAGAACCCATCGCTACCATTCCTTCCAATGATCCTGCTTTGTGGGCAGCACATCTTTCCAAAGTGGAAAGAGATTCTGTGCTTCTACAGGGGCTTCCTCGAAATCCTTCAGCTTTCCCGAAAGATTCTAATAAGAAGAAGGTTCCTGAATCAATTTTCTACGAAACTTCTCTCAACGGGGAGAAGACATGCCGAGATTGGCTGGTCTGGAGTGTATCTAAGAAATCATTTATTTGCTTTCCGTGTTCTCTGTTTGGAAGCAAACAATCTTTTGGGATCGGACACCAGTCGCACCTTCTAAGATGGAATGATGGAATAAGCTGCAACTGGCACAAGCTACCTGAGAAAGTCAAAAGTCACCAGAATAACGCCCAGCATCGAAACTTTTACATAGAATGGAAAACGGCGCTAGAAAGCTTAGAAAATCAAAGCGGAATAGATGCAGCTCTTGAAAACTCGATAAGAAATGAAGCAGCCAGGTGGCGTGAAATTCTACGATGCATCTTAGATGTTACTCTTTTTTTAGCGTCACAAAACCTTAGTTTCAGAG gtTCATCAAAAATGATTGGAGAAGACGACAATGGTAACTTTCTAGCTACCCTAGAGCTCTTGGCCAAGCACAACAAGACTCTCCAACTACACTTAGTTCCCGCTGCCAACAAGAAGGTAACAAAATGA
- the LOC136081710 gene encoding uncharacterized protein LOC136081710, translating into MNGFQILQKLAQRFSSKSLEAALEKGKRYLKTSYQTNCSVNDSNISSHSSKHALSDPSEKNLQSNTEISEVVCADCYDLCKAIEMIKELTIQNSDDADSIYDLEIAVKDVFNYIKHLMRDSQQKKAKIEAFKQLNDETAFWLKDFCQKILPVRYREGQREYFGKKGMSLHVDIFFIKIAGKLFKRVYFTSMYRCDQGIGDVVSLATAVLDQFRIDQPHIKKMFTKSDNAGCYQGNLSAEAIYNVCKERDIKLLRYDYNEPCCGKDQCDRESAVVKTILRSYVDSGNNLLTAEDIHKAMHYSFGAKDAKVAVAQISNDKTVVTGPKIKNISNYHSFEFGEKSMKMWRYFNIGEGIEQEYGNLKIQPSIKLLLPYSKTDNSIKRNKSLKEKQKRSDRQLYSLRFCTEMNCTLSFESDAELEKHMLSGLHTVPKSLTSLDKVRNSFVHKMKITSQLNMPISSSSNSASVKDKPHCMNIFLLQGLALPVRSSFRFSNQQKELLYKYFIRGEESGNKMSPEQVHMQLRRELPPDQYVTSQQIRSLFSRFSNLKRKGKLVEPTTENNENSQVNDDKEVYGENDDFNLAGDNEDGNKYEEDIANLAKEICLVWKVNDWVAVAYEKQWNIGYIVEVSITGIRVNCMINGQEKNTFRWPVTTEEINNQTDKIICLVNAPFLISGCGDYSLSEEDYNTVISLFLEKLTAAE; encoded by the exons ATGAATGGTTttcaaatattacaaaaattggcACAAAGATTTAGTTCTAAATCTCTCGAAGCTGCGcttgaaaaaggaaaaaggtatttgaaaacaAGTTATCAAACCAATTGTAGTGTCAATGACTCAAACATTTCTTCTCATAGCTCAAAACATGCCTTATCAGATccatctgaaaaaaatcttcaatccaACACAGAGATATCAGAAGTGGTATGTGCCGATTGCTATGATTTGTGCAAAGCTATCGAGATGATCAAAGAACTAACAATTCAAAATTCTGACGATGCTGATTCTatttatgatttggaaattgctgTAAAGGATGTATTCAACTACATAAAACACCTGATGAGAGATTCTCAACAGAAAAAGGCAAAAATCGAAGCTTTTAAGCAATTAAACGATGAAACTGCTTTCTGGcttaaagatttttgtcaaaaaattcttCCGGTTCGATACAGAGAGGGCCAAAGAGAGTATTTTGGCAAGAAAGGAATGAGTTTACATGTGGATATATTCTTCATAAAAATAGCAGGAAAGTTATTCAAACGTGTTTACTTTACTTCAATGTATAGGTGTGATCAGGGAATAGGTGATGTTGTTTCGTTAGCCACTGCAGTTTTAGACCAATTCAGAATTGATCAACCGCATATCAagaaaatgtttaccaaatctgATAATGCCGGCTGCTATCAGGGAAATCTTTCAGCTGAAGCAATCTACAATGTATGCAAAGAGAGAGATATAAAGTTGCTGAGATATGATTATAATGAACCCTGTTGTGGAAAAGATCAATGTGACAGGGAGAGTGCAGTTGTAAAGACAATTTTAAGGAGTTACGTTGACTCTGGAAATAATCTTTTGACTGCTGAAGATATACACAAGGCTATGCATTATAGTTTTGGCGCTAAAGATGCAAAAGTAGCAGTTGCTCAAATTAGCAATGATAAAACTGTAGTTACTGGACCAAAGATTAAGAACATTAGCAACTATCACTCATTTGAGTTTGGTGAGAAAAGTATGAAGATGTGGCGTTATTTCAATATCGGTGAGGGAATTGAACAAGAGTATGGAAATCTTAAAATTCAACCCTCGATTAAGTTGTTGTTGCCATATAGCAAAACAGATAATTCAATTAAGCGTAACAAGTCACTTAaggaaaaacagaaaagaagtGACAGGCAATTATATTCATTAAGATTTTGCACTGAAATGAATTGTACTTTATCATTTGAAAGCGATGCTGAGTTAGAAAAACACATGCTATCCGGTCTTCATACAGTTCCAAAATCATTAACATCATTGGATAAAGTTCGCAACTCGTTTGTTCATAAGATGAAAATTACTTCACAACTAAATATGCCAATTTCTTCATCCTCTAACAGTGCTTCCGTAAAAGACAAACCACATTGCATGAACATTTTTCTATTGCAAGGTTTGGCATTACCAGTTCGaagttcttttagattttcaaatcaGCAGAAAGAACTgttgtataaatactttattcgtGGAGAAGAATCAGGTAATAAAATGAGCCCTGAGCAGGTTCACATGCAGCTGAGGAGAGAACTTCCGCCTGATCAATATGTAACTAGCCAACAGAtaagatctttattttcaaG ATTTAGTAACCTGAAAAGAAAAGGTAAGCTGGTAGAACCGACaacagaaaataatgaaaatagtcAGGTTAACGATGACAAAGAAGTTTATGGCgaaaatgatgactttaatCTGGCAGGAGACAATGAAGATGGTAATAAATATGAGGAAGACATCGCCAATCTTGCAAAAGAAATTTGTCTTGTATGGAAAGTGAATGATTGGGTTGCTGTTGCATAtgaaaaacaatggaatattggatatattgtggag GTATCTATAACTGGGATCAGAGTTAATTGTATGATTAACGGGCAAGAGAAGAATACTTTTCGCTGGCCAGTTACTACCGAGGAGATAAATAAccaaactgataaaattatctGTTTAGTAAATGCTCCTTTTCTAATCAGTGGTTGTGGCGATTATTCATTATCCGAAGAAGACTATAATACAGTCATATCATTATTCTTAGAGAAACTTACTGCAGCAGAGTAG